Part of the Lichenicola cladoniae genome is shown below.
ACCAATCCGCGCGGCGGCGTGGTGCATGGCATGCAGCTCGCGGAAGCGCTCTGCGACGCCGGCCACCAGGCGACACTGATCGCTCCGGACGTGGGCGGGCAGGGCTTCTTTCGCGAGCCCCGATGCGCGGTGCTGACCATTCCCGCGAAACCGGAGATCGATACCGTCACGATGGTGTCGCGCCGGATCGACGAGATCGCGGCCTTCCTCGAACAGCCGGCGACCGGGTCTTTCGATATTTATCATGCACAGGATCCGATCGGCGCGAACGCGCTGGCCGGTCTGGTCGGGACGCGTCGTATCCAGGGTTTCGTCCGCACCGTGCATCATCTCGACAGGTTCGATGACCCGCGCCTCGCCGCGTGGCAGGCGCGCGGCATGCACGCCGCCAGCCGCGTCTGCGTCGTCAGCCGGCTCTGGCGGGACCGGCTGCAGCACGACCATGGCGTGACGGCCACCATCGTCGGCAATGGCGTCGACACCGCACGCTTCACGCCCCGGGCCGATCCCCATGACGCGGCGGTGCGTGCGCGCCTCGGGCTGCCGGTCGGAACCGGTCCGATCGTCCTGGCCATGGGCGGCATCGAGCCACGCAAGAACACCCTGGGCACGTTGCAGGCATTCCAGCTTCTGGCCGGCTCCTATCCGGGTGCCAGGCTGGTCATCGCCGGCGGCGCCACGCTTCTGGATCATCGCCCCTACCGGGAGCGCTTCGATACGGCCCTGGCGCGATCCGGGGTGGCGGACCGGGTGATCGTGGCGGGTGTCATGCCGGATGATCAGCTTCCGGCGCTCTACCGGATTGCCGACATGCTGGCATTTCCGTCGCTCGAGGAAGGGTTCGGACTTTGCGTGCTCGAGGCGATGGCGTGCGGCCGGCCGGTGATCGTGTCGGACATCGCGCCATTCACTGAATATCTGCAGCCGGACGATGTGCTGTGGGCCGCGCCGGACGAGCCGGGCTCGATCCTGATGGCGATGCTCGAAGCGCTGGACACAAGAATTCGCGACCGGCTGCACGAAACCGGGCCGGGACGCGCGGCGGCGTTCGGATGGAACGGTGTCGCGATGGCGCATCTGCCGGTCTATGCCGCACTCGATCGAACCCTGGAACCGAACCATGCCTGAGATGAAGTTCAACGTGCGCTGGCCGGACGATACGGAAAGCCTGTGCTACTCCCCATCGTTGGTGATCGAGGAGCATCTTGCGCCCGGCACCAGCTATACGCTCGACGATTTCATCGGCCGCAGCCGGACTGCGCTGACCATTGCCAGCGATCGCGTCATGCAGAAATACGGTTTCCCGTGCTCGCGTGCGATGGGCCAACTGGCGGAACTCGAACGCCTTGTCGCCGGCTTCCGGGGACATGACCCTGCGTCACCGGACGGGCGGGTGACCGTGCTTGCCTTCCATCGCGACAACGCGCCCCAGGCAGGAGCCAGGAGATGACGGTCGACGAAACCGGCCCCGGCGTCGAGCATAAGGCGGTCGTGATCGTCGGTGGTGGCCAGGCCGGGCTGTCTCTGAGCTGGTTCCTGTGCCGGGACGGCATCGACCATGTCGTGCTCGAGCGCGAGACGCCGGGCCATACCTGGCGGAACGAGCGCTGGGACAGTTTCTGCCTGGTGACGCCGAACTGGCAGTGCCAGCTTCCTGGCTATCCCTATGCCGGCAACGATCCCTACGGCTTCATGGTCAGGGACGAGATCGTCGCCTATCTCGACGGCTTCGCAAAGTCGTTCTCGCCACCGGTCAGGAGCGGCGTGTCGGTCGATGGCCTGACGGTGCGCGCGGAGGGCGGCTTTGCACTCCGGACCAGTGCCGGCGCGCTGACCGCGGACCGGGTGGTGATCGCCACCGGCGGGTATCACGATCCGATCCTGCCGCCGTATGCTTCGGCGCTCGATAGCAGCATCCTGCAGGTGCACTCGTCGGACTATCGCAACGGTGCATCGCTGCCCGATGGTGCGGTGCTGGTGGTCGGCACCGGCCAGTCCGGTGCGCAGATCGCCGAGGACCTGCATCTGGCCGGACGGCAGGTGCATCTGTGCGTCGGGGCGGCCCCGCGGGTCGCGCGTTTCTATCGCGGCAAGGACGTGGTCGAGTGGCTGCATCTGATGGGCTACTACGACATCTCGGTCGACCGGCATCCGCTGCGCGAAGGCGTGCGCGACAGGACCAACCACTACGTCACCGGACGCGACGGCGGCCGTGACATCGATCTGCGTCGGTTCGCGGTCGAGGGGATGCGCCTGCATGGCAGCCTCAGCCTGGTTGGCGACGGGATCGCGCACTTCAACGACGACCTGGCCGCGAACCTGGACGATGCCGATCGCACCAGCGAGAACATCAAGCGATCGATCGACCAGTATATCGAGCGCGAACGGATCGAGGCGCCGGTCGAAGCTGCCTACGTCCCGGCATGGCAGCCCGAACGGTCCCTGCCCAGCCTGGATCTGCGGGAAGCCGGCATCGGTGCGGTGATCTGGTGCATCGGCTTCCGGCCGAACTATCGCTGGATCAACGTGCCGGTGTTCGACGGTCGCGGCGTGCCTGCGCATCACCGTGGCGTCACGCCGCAGCCAGGCCTGTTCTTTCTCGGACTTCCCTGGCTGTACACATGGGGATCCGGACGGTTCTCCGGTGTAGCCAGGGACGCCGAGTATCTTTCGACCCGCATGCACGAGCAACGCCGAGTTTAGCCGTCCGGCTGCCTCGGCGCTGTCGCGGTGCGCCGTTACTTCGAAGTCTTCGTCCAGACATGAACCCATGCGACGGACGCGTTGGCCGACCATCCGGTCAGGGGCTTGGTTCCACTGCCTTGCGGGCAACCGGCCCATCCATCGTAGCAATCTCCCGTATAGAGACTGAGTACCGGAAACAGCGGTCCGGTCTCGCCCGTGCGTGCAGGCGCGTGGCCCTGTTGCACGCCGTCGAGAAACCAAGTGATGGTCTTGCCATCGAGCAGGACGCCATAGGTGTGGTAACCGCTACTGAGCGGCGTCGCAGAGTTGTAGTAGTACTGTTGCGCCAGGTTGTTCGTACTATAGTGGTTCGTCATGTAGCTTAGTTTCGGGACGTCGCCGCGAACTTCGGTGATGTCGACTTCCGGTGGCCATGCACCACTCTGCGGCAGCAGCCACCAGGCGGTCAGCGTCCCCGCCTTCGGCGCGGTCTTGATGCTGGCCTCCCAATAGGCGTTCGAATATGCGGTGCCGAACGCATCGAGATGTGCATACGAATAATCGTGCATCGTCCCGGCGCAGGCAGGAATGGATTCAAGCGACTGGATATGGAGCGTCAGGCCGTTCGACCCCGGAACCTGCGAGCTGGGAATAAATGCCTGCTCGCACGCATCCGTATTCTGATACCACCACGTATTTTCCCATTGCGCCGGGATGGTTTTGAAGTTGTCAGATCGGATCTCGGTATAACCGGACTTGGCAGGATCGAAAGCCAGGGCGGGTGTCACTGTCGTAATCAGTAGTGTGACACTAGGAACTATCGCAGCCAAACATGAAAAACGTTTTTGAGATGTCGACATATGATGACCTCCAGATAAATTCTGGCGGGATCTTTATGCACCGATGCAATGCACGTCAATCTAGACAGGGTTATTCAAGGTGAAGTTGAGCTATCACGATACATGGAGCCAGTATCAGCAACAGAGCTTAATCTTCTTCTTCGTGTTCTTGTCGCACCTGTCCATAAATCGGCAAGCGCTGTCTCGATCGCACTCGTCTTATGGTGGCGCCCGGGGGCGCAAAGCCCGTCTCTGGTGGTGCGGATAAAGATTATCTGTCGCGACTCCGGCTGTTCCGGAGATTAAGCTCATAAATATTCTCTGGCACGTCATGAGAACGCTTATTGCAATCTGATCCAGTTCGACTGTGATCTGCTGCCACGTATGCTGCAACCGGCAAGAAGAACAATACGCATCGGCAACGAATGTCGATGCCGGATAGATCCTCATGCAGCAGGCGTGAGCCCGACACCGCCCACCTAATGGCCGGTGTCGGGCTCTGTCGCGATCAGGCCGTACCGAGTGCCTCGCGCATCGTCTCCAGCTGGAGCCAGCGCTCCTCTGCCGCCGTGAGCAGCGCCTCGGTACGGGTCAGCAGATCGGTCGCCGCGGCGAAGGTGGTGGGGTCGCGGCGATAGAGGTTTGCGTCGGCGAGCACGCTCCGGAGCCGCCAGATCTCCGCCTCGTGGGCCGCGATCTCGCCCGGCAACTGCGCCAGCGCATGCTTGTCCTTGAACGACATCTTGCGTGGCTGCGACTTGTCGGAACGGGTGCCTGGGGTGTTCCCACGCTTGGCCGGCGCGCCGGAGCTTCCGGCAAGACCGCCGCCCTGGGCGACCATGTCGCTGTAGCCGCCGGCATATTCGGTCCAGCGCCCGCCACCGGCCGCGGCCAGAACCGAGGTCGCGACACGGTCCAGGAAGTCGCGGTCATGGCTGACCAGCAGGACGGTACCGGGGTACGCCGCCAGCATGTCCTGCAGCAGGTCGAGCGTCTCCAGGTCGAGGTCGTTGGTCGGTTCGTCGAGCACCAACAGGTTGGATGGCCGCGCCAGGGCGCAGGCCAGCATCAACCGTCCGCGCTCGCCGCCGGACAGCACGCCGACAGGGGTGCGCGCCTGCTCCGGACGGAACAGGAAGTCCTTCATGTAGCCGATGACGTGCCGCTTCTCGGTGCCGACCAGCACGGTGTCGCCGCCGCCGCCGGTCAGCGTGTCGGACAGGGTGGTATTCGCGTCGAGGCTCTGGCGCTGCTGGTCCAGGGTCACGACGGACAGGCTCTTGCCGACGTTGATCTTGCCGCTGTCGGGCTTGTCCAGCCCGGTCAGCAACCGCAGCAACGTGCTCTTGCCGGCGCCGTTCGAGCCGACGATGCCGAGACGGTCGCCGCGCAGCACGCGCAGGTCGAGATCCTGCACGATCGGCCGGTCGCCGTACGATTTCGACATACCCTCGGCGACCGCCACCAGCTTGCCGGACAAGCCGGTGCCGCTGGCCTCGAGCTTCAGCCCCTGCGGATTATGGATGGTGTCCTGCCGGGTCTGGCGCAGTGCCGCCAGCTCGCCGACGCGCCTGACGTTGCGCTTGCGCCGGCCGCTGACACCATGGCGGATCCAGTCCTCCTCGCGGGCGATCTGGCGGTCGAGCTTGTGGGCATCGCGCTCCTCCTGGTCCAGCACCTCCTCGCGCCAGCTCTCGAAGCGGGCAAAGCCCTGGTCGAGCCGCCGGGTGGTGCCGCGATCGAGCCAGACCACGCTGCGCGACAGCGTTTCCAGCAGGCGGCGGTCATGGCTGATGATCACCATCGCAGACTGCAGCGAGGTCAGCTCGCGCTCGAGCCATTCGATCGCCGGCATGTCGAGATGGTTGGTCGGCTCGTCGAGCAGCAGCAGGTCGGGGGAGGGTGCCAGGGCCCGTGCCAGCGCCGCACGCCGCGCCTCTCCGCCGGACAGGCGCTTGGGATCTTCCGAGCCGGTCAGTCCGAGCTCGGACAGCAGCGCCGGTGCGCGATGTTCCTCGTCGTTGGGGCCGAGGCCGCCGAGCACGTAGTCCAGCGTGGTCTTGAAGCCCGAGAGGTCGGGCTCCTGGGCGAGGTAGCGGACGGTCGTGCCCGGCTGCAGGAAGCGCTTGCCGGAGTCCGACTGCAGCTCACCCGCCGCGATCCGCAGCAGGGTCGACTTGCCCGAGCCGTTGCGTCCGACGAGGCAGAGGCGCTCGCCGGGCGACACGCCGAAGCCGGCGCCGTCCAGCAGCGGCTTGCCGCCGAGCGTGAGAGTGATGTCCTGGAGAAGAAGCAGAGGTGGCGCCATCCGCGGGTTCTCGCCGATGGCGCCACGCCATGCAACTCGAACGAGGTGCGGGTGTCGCCTGCGTCGTGCTCTCGATCTTCGCAGGTTGCCGGCGGACCGTCGTGCCCGCTGCGGTTTTGTTCGGGTCGGACGGGGCTGCGTAGAGGGTCTAAAGCGCGCTGGAGAGGTTCTGGTTGTTGTCCGCCGCAGTCTTGGTAACGGAATGGCGTCGCGCGCCGGGAACGGCCCGTCGGCGGCAGCGGCGTTGTGTCGCATCGCCCTGGACCAACCCGGTTCATTATGGCGTCTGCGCGGGGGCATCGCCGCCGACCTGGCACGGACCGAACCCGTGCCCGTCGCCGCCGTATCCAGAGCCGCCATGGCGACGCCCGAAACCCAATGATCGCATGCCGTAGATCGATCCCTGCTCGCCACAGCCGCGATGGGAAGCACCAGGCCTCCTCGCTGCGGCGCAGGGAGCGGCCTACCAAGGGCGACCCGGACCGCGCACAAGCCCGTCAGACGCAGGATACGGCTTCCGGAACTGCTACCAGGCCTGACGGCCAATTAGCGATCGAGGGACGGACTGCTTCCCGGAACGGACGAGAATCAAACAGGCTATGGCCGGCATAGAAGCATTGTCCAAACGGCAGCGGGCGCGCTGCCCGGGTAGCTTCCCCAGGCTGCGCGCCCGTCCGTTCGCAGTCAGTTCACCGTGCGCGACGGCGGCTGCGTCGACACCATCCGGATGTCGTTGCCGGTGCCGGTGCGGCGTTCGATCGACGGTTCCGGGATCGTCCGCGCGGGACGGGCGGGACGAGGTACTTCGGTTCCGGCCCGTGACAGCGCCGAGACGAACGACCTGCCCCAGCCGAGCGCCGAGGCGTCCTTGATCGCTTCCCAGCACGCCTTCCACCGGTCCTGCCGCTCCGGCCTGCTCATGCGCAGCGCCAGATCGAGAGCATCGGCGATCTCGTCGGGATCGACCGGGTTCACCAGGATCGCCGCACCGAGCTGACGAGCCGCGCCTGCGAACTTCGAGAGGACCAGCACGCCGGGATCGTCGGGATCCTGGGCCGCGACATATTCCTTGGCGACCAGGTTCATGCCGTCACGCAACGGCGTCACCAACCCGATCCGCGCCTCACGCATGAAGCCGGCGATCGCGTCGCGGCCGACACCACGGCTGATCAGCCGGATCGGGGTCCAGTCGGCCTCGCCGAGCGTCGCGTTGATCGCGCCGGCGGACCCTTCGAGGTCGTCGCGCAATGTCTGGTAGGCATCGACATCCTGCCGGCTGGCCGCGGCGATCTGCAGGAACGTCGTCTGCCTGGACCACTGGTTGCGGGTCTCCAGCAAGCGACGATAGCCAGCCAGGCGATGACGCAGGCCCTTGGTCGGGTCCATGCGGTCGACACCGAGGATAAGGCTCTGGCCGTCGAGGCTGCGACGCAGGCGCGCTGTCTCGGCGTTGCCATGCGCCTGCTCCGCCATCTCGGCGAAATCATGCGGGTCGATCTCGACCGGGAACGCTCCGACGCGGATCTGGCGGTTGCCGAGCTGCAGCCCGCCACCGGCCAGCCGCGCGGCGCCGGCGATGCGCTGTGCCGATGCCGCGAAATTCTCCGCATCGTTCGCGGTCTGGAAGCCCAGCAGGTCGGCGGAGAGCAGGTCGCGGATGAACTGCGACGCTTCCGGCACGCTGGACAGCATGTCCGGGCTCGGAAACGGCGTGTGAAGGAAGAAACCGATCGGGCAGGTGACGTTGCGCGCGCGCAACGACGCCGCCATCGCCAGCAGGTGGTAGTCATGGACCCAGATGGTGTCGGTCGAGCGCAACAGCGGCACCAGCACATCTGCAAGGCGCATGTTGACCGCGCGATACCCCTGAAGGCTCCGGCGGTCGAAATTCATCTGCTCGGGAAGCGAGTGCATTAACGGCCACAACGTGCCGTTCGAGAAGTTGTTATAATAGAGCTCGAGCTCTTCGGGAGTCAGATCGACGGTGGCGTAATCGACGGCGCCATGCTGCACCAGGGCAGGGGTCGTTGTCGCGGATCCGGTCGAGGTATGGCCGCTCCAGCCGAACCAGAGCCCGCCCTGGCGCTCCATCAGGTCGTTCAGCGCAACCGCGAGACCACCAGCCTTCGCGTCTCCGGTCGGGATTGATACTCTGTTCGATACAACGACCAGTCTGCTCATTTGCCACTCCCCGCGTCGAAACAGACGGCTCGCGCTCGGATGTTACACATGCGCCGCAACTAGCCTGGTCTGTCCAGCACGTTCCTGGATACACCGGGCTGGTAAAGTTCAACTGACGAACAATTAACAAGTTGCACGGATCGTGGCCAGTCAATACGTCTCGATTAGCGACTCGTGCCCGAGCGGGTCTCAGCCGGTGGGACGATCAGAAGCGCCGAACCTGATCGAGACGACGCAGCCGCAGCGTGGCACGTTCTCCTGCCAGAACCTGGCCGACCGGGTCATGCAGGCGCCGCCGCCAGTTCGGATGCTCGGTCGTGGTTCCCGGGATATTGGGTTGCTCCTCGAGGCCGATCGCGTCCTCGGTCGGGATCATCGCCAGTTCGCACGCCGAGGCCCCGACCTGGGCTACCGCCGCATCCACGACCGGGATGAGGTCCCACACCGCCGGCTCCGGTCCGGCACATGCGCCGCTGGCCTGCATCGCATGCCACAGCGCGCTCCGGTCGGCACGACGCGTGACCAGCTCGGCCTCTTCTTCCTGAACCGTGCCGCCCAGTTCAAGACGATGGCGGATATCGACGCCTTTCCACCAGCCGGCGACCGTCGGCAGGTCGTGCGTGCTCGTCATCGCACTGGCCTGCCTGGTCCACTGCGCCGGCGGCTTGAATGCCTTGTCGTCACGCTCGAACCACAGCACCCGCATCCCGTCGATACCGGCCTCCTGCAGCCGTTCCGGGAAGCCTTCCGGCACGGTGCCGAGATCCTCGCCCAGCACGATCGCCCGGTTCAGCAGAGATTCCAGCCGGGTGAGCCTGAGCAGGTCGGTTTCCGGCATTTGCAGGTAGGCACCCTGCGCGGCACTGCGGCCTTCCGGCACGATCCAGAGCCGCTTCAGTCCCATCGCGTGATCGATGCGCACGCCGCCGGCATGCCGCATGGCACCCTGCAGCATCTCGATGAAGGCTCGGAAACCATGCGCCCGCAGGCCGCGTCCGGAGAAGGCGGTGATGCCCCAGTTCTGCCCGTGCCGCTGCAGCAGGTCGGGCGGCGCCCCAACCGTCAACCCGACCAGGGACTCGCCCTGCCGGCTCCAGCAATGGCTGCCGCCCGAATCCGTGCCGACCGCGAGATCGGAGATCAGTCCGATCGGCATTCCGGCCTCTACCGTGGCATCCTGGGCCGCCTTCAGGCCACGGTCGGCGCGATATTGAAGCCAGGCATGGAACGTGACCTCGTCCGGATGCTGTTCGGTATAGGCGACGGCATCGGGGGCGTGCGGGGAGCGGAACCCTTCCGGCCAGTCCTTCCAGTTCCACGCCTCGCCGCGATCGCGCCAGAGGTGGGCGTGCAACGCCTCGAACAGGGCGTGCGCCTCGAGCTTGTCGCCCTCGGCTTTCCGCCAGTCATGGAACTCGTCCTCCTCCGACATGCCCAGGTCGAATTCCCGGCGCAGCCTTGAAAGGCGATCGCGGGCGACGGCGGGCCAGTCCACCAGGTCGAGGCTCTCGAGCCGTGCCGCTTCCTCGCCGGGATCGTCCACCGCGACATGCAGCACGTTCAGCATGATCCGGCTGGACGGTGCATAGGGGCTGAACCGGTCGGGATCGGCCGAGAACTGCGCGTGGACCGGGCTGATGGTGATCGCTGCGGCGCCATGCGTTGCCGCCTCGCGTACGAAGATATCGAGTGCCTCGAAATCGCCGACACCCCCGTCGCCGGGTCGCCTTAATGCATAGAGCTGTTGCGCCAGACCCCAGCACCGGGGCCGGTCGCCAGGCGACGGCTCGGGTGCATTAGCCAGCGCCGAGAGGGCGTCTCCGATCGTGAAGCAGCGATGCGGCGCAACCGCGACGGTGATTTCGCGCTGGGCAATCTCGAGCTGGTAGTAGCCCGGTTGCTCCGGCAGCTGCAGCCAGGCCTGCCCATCACGGGATATCGCAGTCCCGGTCGTATCGGTCCCGTCCGCAGCCCTCATCCGCCACGGACCGGCCGCAACCGGAAGCCCGAGGTCCGCACCTGCATCTCCCGTTACCAGGGGTGCCGGCGCTGCATCCACCTCGTCCATCTTGGAGATCAGCGCGTGCGCCTCCTCCGAACTGGAGGCACCGAGGCCGAGGGCCGCGAGAATGGCGCCGAGGTCGTCGGGCGCTACGTCGTGTTCCTTGCCGAACGCATCCTGCCACCGTGTCGAGATGCCGGCACGGTCGGCCAGGGTCTTCAGCAGCGCGTCGTCGAAACTCATGACCGGCCAACCTGTCTCGGCGCGAGGATCAGGGTCGCGAGCGGCGGCAGCGTCAGGGTCAGCGATGCGGGCTGGTCGCCGGTGCCGGTCTGCGATGCCTCAACGCTGCCATGGTTGCCGACGTCCGAGCCGCCGTAGCGCCCGGAGTCGCTGTTCAGCAGCTCGTCCCAGATCCCGGCCTCGGAGACGCCGAGCGTGTAGCCGTGACGAACCATCGGCGTGAAGTTGCAGATCACCAGGACCGGCCGCTGGCCGTAATGCCCGAAGCGCAGCCAGGCATAGACGCTCTGCTCGGCATCGTGCAGCACCACCCAGCGGAAACCGTCCGGATCGGTATCCTTGACGTGCAGCGCAGGCTCGCCGCGATACAGGGTGTTCAGGTCGCGCAGCAGCACCTGCATGCCGCGATGGCGCTCGTCGTCCAGGAGCCACCAGTCGAGCCCGGTATCGTGGTTCCATTCCCGGTGCTGCGCGATCTCGCTGCCCATGAACAGCAGCTTCTTGCCGGGATGGGTCCACATGAAGCCGTAATAGGCACGCAGGTTGGCGAACTTCTGCCACGCGTCGCCCGGCATCTTGCCGATCATCGAGCCTTTTCCGTACACCACCTCGTCATGCGAGATCGGCAGGACGAAGCGCTCGGAGAAGGCATAGACCAGGCCGAACGCGATCTCGCCATGATGCCAGCGGCGATTGATCGGCTCCTCCTCGATGTAGTGCAGGGTGTCGTGCATCCACCCCATGTTCCACTTGAAGTCGAAGCCCAGCCCACCCTCGTCGGCGCTGCGCGTGACCCCGGGGAAGGAAGTGGATTCCTCGGCGATCAGCACCGCACCCGGTGCGGTCTCGTGCACCGCGCGGCTGAGATCCTGCAGGAAGGCGATGGTTTCGAGGTTCTCGCGGCCACCGAACTTGTTCGGGACCCACTCGTCGTGCTTGCGGCTGTAGTCGCGATACAACATCGACGCCACCGCATCGACGCGCAGCCCGTCCACGTGGAAATGCCGCAACCAGAACAGGCCACCGCCGATCATGAAGCCGCGCACTTCGTTGCGGCCCAGGTTGTAGATGTAGGTGTTCCAATCCTGGTGGTAGCCCTCGAACGGGTTGCCGTGCTCGTAAAGAGGCGTCCCGTCGAAGTTCGCCAGCCCGTGCGCGTCGGTCGGGAAATGCCCCGGCACCCAATCCAGCAGCACGCCGATACCCGCCGCGTGGCACCGATCGACGAAGCCCGCGAACTGGGCCGGCGAGCCGAGGCGCGCGGTGGGGGCGAACTGGCCCAGCACCTGATAGCCCCAGGAGCCGCCGAACGGATGCTCCATGATCGGCATCAGCTCGATATGGGTGAAGCCCAGTTCGAGGATGTACGGGATCAGCCGGTCACCCAGCAGCTGCCAGCTCGGCTGGGTGCCGTCATGCGGCAGCCAGGACATCGCGTGCAGCTCGTAGATCGAGATCGGCGCATCGGCGGATTGTGCCGCGGCGCGTCGGTCCATCCAGGCATGGTCGGTCCACGCAAACGGCGCCGGATCATCGACCACCGAGGCGGTTGCGGGTGGAACCTCGGTCGCCCAGGCGACCGGGTCGGCGCGCCATGGCAGAATGTTGCCGTCCGGCCCGACCAGCTCGTACTTGTAGGTAGCGCCCGCGGCGACACGCGGCACGAAAAGTTCCCATACGCCGGACTGGCCCCGGACCCGCATCGGATGGCGTCGTCCGTCCCAGCCGTTGAACGAGCCGACGACGGACACACGCTGCGCATTCGGCGCCCACACCGCGAAACGCGTGCCGCTGACGCCGTCGACCGCAAGCACGTGCGCGCCGAGCACCTGCGCCAGGTCGCGATGCCGGCCTTCCGAGATCAGGTAGATGTCGAGGTCGCCGAGCTGCACGGGAAACGCGTACGGATCCTCGGTCTCCTGGATCGTCTCGCCACCCATCCCGTCGGGCACGAAGCTGCGCAGGAGATAGGGCAGGTCGGTCTCGACGGTGCCTGACCACAGCCCGTCCGCATGGATGCGGGCAAGCGTGCCGCGCACCGTCCCGGTGACGGCATCGACCACGTCGACGCGCCCGGCGTCCGGCAGGAAGGCGCGTATCGCAAAGCCGCCAGCGACCGGGTGCGGGCCGAGCAGTGAGAACGGATCCCCGTGCCGGGCGCGCACGAACGAGTCGACGGCGCCCGGATGCGGCAGATGATCAACCATTGGCAGTATCTCCGGCGCCGAGCAGTCGGGTCGCGATCTGGTCGAGGCCGTTCAGGGGAATGCCGATCCAGTCCGGCCGGTTGTCCGCCTCGTAGCGGATCTCGTAGGCGGCCTTCTCCAGCAGGAACAGGTCGAGCAGGGCCTGCTCCGCCTCGGGCTGGACCCAAGGGTTGCTGCTGGCCAGCAGCACGTCGCGATAGGCTTCCAGGAAGTCGGCGCCGGCGGAGATGCGGAACCGTGCGATCAGCTTGTCGCGACGGTCGTTGACCCGCTCGTTGGTGCTGTGCAGGCGCGACGATGCGGTCGCCGCCGCATAGTCGAACGAGCGCAGCATGCCCGCCACGTCGCGAAGGCCGGAGGAATGCGCACGGCGCTGCTCCATGGTCTTCGCGGGCTCGCCCTCGAAGTCGATCAGGTAGGCATCGCCACCGACCACCAGCACCTGGCCGAGATGGAAGTCCCCATGCACCCGGGTCCGCAGCGCGCCGATGCCGGTGCCGGCCAGCCGCCTGGCCAGCCCGTGCAGCTGCTCGTGCTGCCCGACCACGCGACGCGCCACGATGGCGATGGCATCGTCTTCCGGACCATCGACCAGCGGGCGCAGGGCGGCGACAGCGCGGTCGATCTGCTCGATCGCGCCCTCGGCCCAGGCCTGCAGATCGGCGTCCGTCACGAGTTCCGGCTTGAAGGCCGGATCCGATGTCGGAGCTGCAAGGACGTCGTGGAGCTGCGCCAGGCGCTTGCCGAGCGCATGCGCGAAGCTCGCATAGTTGCTGTAGAGGTCGGTCTGCAATTCATGCTCGGCGCCGGCGCTGGCCGTATCCGGTATGTCGGCCAGCGTGTCCTCGGCAGCCCGTGCCAGGTATTCGAGCGTCCACTGCCAGCCATCGCCCTGGTTGCGAACGAAGCCCTGCACCAGCACCAGCGTGTTCGGCGTGCCGTCTGCATCGTAGCGGGTGACCTCGCCGTACAGCGGCGGGCTGTTGGCATAGCCGCGCTCGGTCAGGGTGCGGGAGATCTCGGCTTCCGGGTGGATACCGGACAGCACCTTGCGCACGACCTTGAGCACCAGCTGGTCGTCGATGATCTGCGAACTG
Proteins encoded:
- a CDS encoding MSMEG_0569 family flavin-dependent oxidoreductase, with translation MTVDETGPGVEHKAVVIVGGGQAGLSLSWFLCRDGIDHVVLERETPGHTWRNERWDSFCLVTPNWQCQLPGYPYAGNDPYGFMVRDEIVAYLDGFAKSFSPPVRSGVSVDGLTVRAEGGFALRTSAGALTADRVVIATGGYHDPILPPYASALDSSILQVHSSDYRNGASLPDGAVLVVGTGQSGAQIAEDLHLAGRQVHLCVGAAPRVARFYRGKDVVEWLHLMGYYDISVDRHPLREGVRDRTNHYVTGRDGGRDIDLRRFAVEGMRLHGSLSLVGDGIAHFNDDLAANLDDADRTSENIKRSIDQYIERERIEAPVEAAYVPAWQPERSLPSLDLREAGIGAVIWCIGFRPNYRWINVPVFDGRGVPAHHRGVTPQPGLFFLGLPWLYTWGSGRFSGVARDAEYLSTRMHEQRRV
- a CDS encoding ABC-F family ATP-binding cassette domain-containing protein, producing MAPPLLLLQDITLTLGGKPLLDGAGFGVSPGERLCLVGRNGSGKSTLLRIAAGELQSDSGKRFLQPGTTVRYLAQEPDLSGFKTTLDYVLGGLGPNDEEHRAPALLSELGLTGSEDPKRLSGGEARRAALARALAPSPDLLLLDEPTNHLDMPAIEWLERELTSLQSAMVIISHDRRLLETLSRSVVWLDRGTTRRLDQGFARFESWREEVLDQEERDAHKLDRQIAREEDWIRHGVSGRRKRNVRRVGELAALRQTRQDTIHNPQGLKLEASGTGLSGKLVAVAEGMSKSYGDRPIVQDLDLRVLRGDRLGIVGSNGAGKSTLLRLLTGLDKPDSGKINVGKSLSVVTLDQQRQSLDANTTLSDTLTGGGGDTVLVGTEKRHVIGYMKDFLFRPEQARTPVGVLSGGERGRLMLACALARPSNLLVLDEPTNDLDLETLDLLQDMLAAYPGTVLLVSHDRDFLDRVATSVLAAAGGGRWTEYAGGYSDMVAQGGGLAGSSGAPAKRGNTPGTRSDKSQPRKMSFKDKHALAQLPGEIAAHEAEIWRLRSVLADANLYRRDPTTFAAATDLLTRTEALLTAAEERWLQLETMREALGTA
- a CDS encoding MSMEG_0565 family glycosyltransferase, which encodes MTRIAVLVHSTNPRGGVVHGMQLAEALCDAGHQATLIAPDVGGQGFFREPRCAVLTIPAKPEIDTVTMVSRRIDEIAAFLEQPATGSFDIYHAQDPIGANALAGLVGTRRIQGFVRTVHHLDRFDDPRLAAWQARGMHAASRVCVVSRLWRDRLQHDHGVTATIVGNGVDTARFTPRADPHDAAVRARLGLPVGTGPIVLAMGGIEPRKNTLGTLQAFQLLAGSYPGARLVIAGGATLLDHRPYRERFDTALARSGVADRVIVAGVMPDDQLPALYRIADMLAFPSLEEGFGLCVLEAMACGRPVIVSDIAPFTEYLQPDDVLWAAPDEPGSILMAMLEALDTRIRDRLHETGPGRAAAFGWNGVAMAHLPVYAALDRTLEPNHA
- a CDS encoding MSMEG_0570 family nitrogen starvation response protein, translated to MPEMKFNVRWPDDTESLCYSPSLVIEEHLAPGTSYTLDDFIGRSRTALTIASDRVMQKYGFPCSRAMGQLAELERLVAGFRGHDPASPDGRVTVLAFHRDNAPQAGARR
- a CDS encoding glycoside hydrolase family 16 protein; the protein is MTPALAFDPAKSGYTEIRSDNFKTIPAQWENTWWYQNTDACEQAFIPSSQVPGSNGLTLHIQSLESIPACAGTMHDYSYAHLDAFGTAYSNAYWEASIKTAPKAGTLTAWWLLPQSGAWPPEVDITEVRGDVPKLSYMTNHYSTNNLAQQYYYNSATPLSSGYHTYGVLLDGKTITWFLDGVQQGHAPARTGETGPLFPVLSLYTGDCYDGWAGCPQGSGTKPLTGWSANASVAWVHVWTKTSK